One window of the Cryptomeria japonica chromosome 7, Sugi_1.0, whole genome shotgun sequence genome contains the following:
- the LOC131042071 gene encoding glutathione S-transferase U20, producing MGSQEEKIKVLKLWVSPYANRVLIALEELGVEYDTQEEDMDNKSPDLLEANPIYKTVPTIIHKGKPLPESLIILEYIHDTYSSFSTLVPTDPYEKAIARFWADFIDNKFWIAEYRIIVRQGEAQEIAKKEFIDSLFLLEEAIQKISGGKPYFGGDKFGYLDIVLVPYVFLWHSAEIFGEFRIPLESCPHLSAWIELVSKRESVVKILPSAEASHEWFTRSRKKALSTSN from the exons ATGGGCAGCCAAGAGGAGAAAATCAAAGTATTAAAGCTATGGGTGAGTCCCTATGCTAATCGAGTGTTGATAGCATTGGAAGAGTTGGGTGTGGAGTATGATACCCAAGAAGAGGATATGGACAACAAAAGCCCCGATCTTTTAGAAGCCAATCCCATTTACAAGACTGTGCCCACCATTATTCACAAAGGGAAGCCATTGCCGGAGTCTCTGATAATTCTTGAATATATACACGACACCTACTCTTCTTTTTCAACTCTTGTACCCACAGATCCATACGAAAAAGCCATTGCCAGGTTCTGGGCCGATTTCATAGATAACAAG TTTTGGATTGCTGAATACAGAATTATAGTGAGACAGGGAGAAGCTcaggaaattgctaagaaagagtTCATTGATTCGCTTTTTTTGCTAGAAGAGGCGATACAGAAAATCTCAGGGGGGAAACCCTACTTTGGTGGAGATAAATTTGGTTATCTTGATATTGTACTTGTTCCGTATGTGTTCCTGTGGCATTCTGCAGAAATTTTTGGGGAATTCAGAATTCCTTTGGAGAGTTGCCCACATTTGAGCGCTTGGATTGAATTAGTTTCTAAAAGAGAGAGTGTTGTAAAAATTCTCCCAAGTGCTGAAGCATCGCATGAATGGTTCACCCGGTCAAGGAAGAAAGCATTGTCTACATCAAATTAA